From the genome of Papaver somniferum cultivar HN1 chromosome 2, ASM357369v1, whole genome shotgun sequence, one region includes:
- the LOC113348664 gene encoding cyclic nucleotide-gated ion channel 4-like, with the protein MEMRVGETSNNAPNNIHDHHYNLNSFDTTTSEDELEIEEEEDDEDEYEDEEEEEEEDEPKNLHGRNKKRYGKNNKSSIAGTLLGRVLDPRAKWVQEWNRVFLLVCATGLFVDPLFFYALSISETCMCLFIDGWFAITVTVLRCMTDALHVWNMWLQLKMAKRSYSGTWGLERESNEIHHKMNANRSVALRYLKAKKGFFFDLFVILPVPQVVLWVVIPSLLDKGSTTRVMTIFLIMFLFQYLPKIYHSVCFLRRTQNFSGYIFGTVWWGIALNMIAYFVASHAAGACWYLLGLQRASKCLKEQCRATDGCGLKILSCEEAVYYGTSGMVLGDKVRLGWGENRHVRFMCLDTADNFGYGAYKWTVPLVTNNSRLEKILFPIFWGLMTLSTFGNLESTTEWLEVVFNIIILTSGLILVTMLIGNIKVFLHATTSKKQTMQLKMRNMEWWMRRRKLPPGFKHRVRQYERQRWAAMRGVDECEMIANLPEGLRRDIKYHLCLDLVRQVPLFQHMDDLVLENICDRVKSLIFPKGETITKEGDPVQRMLFVVRGHLQSSQVLRDGVKSCCMLGPGNFSGDELLSWCLRRPFIDRLPPSSSSLVTLETTEAFGLEAEDVKYVTQHFRYTFVNEKVKRSARYYSPGWRTWAAVAIQLAWRRYRHRLTLTSLSFIRPRRPLSRCSSLGEDKLRLYAALLTSPKPNQDDFSF; encoded by the exons ATGGAGATGAGAGTTGGAGAAACATCAAATAATGCTCCAAATAATATTCATGACCATCACTACAACCTCAACAGCTTTGACACTACTACTAGTGAAGACGAGctagaaattgaagaagaagaagatgatgaagatgaatacgaagatgaagaagaagaggaagaagaagacgaaccgAAGAACTTGCATGGACGAAATAAGAAAAGATACGGCAAGAACAATAAAAGCAGTATAGCTGGAACATTATTAGGAAGAGTTTTAGATCCAAGAGCTAAATGGGTACAAGAATGGAATAGAGTTTTTCTACTAGTATGTGCAACAGGATTATTCGTAGATCCTCTATTCTTTTACGCGTTATCGATAAGTGAAACTTGTATGTGTTTGTTCATAGACGGATGGTTTGCCATTACTGTGACTGTTCTTCGTTGCATGACTGATGCTTTGCATGTTTGGAACATGTGGTTACAACTTAAAATGGCTAAAAGATCGTATTCAGGTACTTGGGGTTTAGAAAGAGAGAGCAATGAAATTCATCATAAAATGAATGCTAACAGATCTGTAGCTCTCCGGTATTTGAAAGCCAAGAAGGGGTTTTTCTTTGATCTCTTTGTCATCCTTCCAGTTCCTCAG GTCGTGTTATGGGTAGTAATACCCTCTCTTTTGGACAAAGGATCGACGACAAGGGTGATGACGATATTCTTAATCATGTTCTTGTTCCAGTATCTCCCTAAGATTTATCACTCTGTTTGTTTTCTACGTCGCACACAAAACTTCTCTGGTTACATTTTCGGAACTGTTTGGTGGGGAATTGCACTTAACATGATAGCTTATTTCGTTGCATCACAC GCGGCAGGTGCATGTTGGTACTTGTTAGGGCTTCAAAGAGCATCAAAATGTCTGAAAGAACAATGTAGAGCCACTGATGGATGTGGGTTAAAGATATTATCATGTGAGGAAGCTGTTTATTATGGTACAAGTGGAATGGTGTTAGGAGATAAAGTAAGATTGGGTTGGGGTGAAAACAGGCATGTTCGGTTTATGTGTCTCGACACTGCCGATAATTTTGGTTATGGTGCGTACAAATGGACTGTTCCTTTAGTTACTAATAATAGCCGCTTGGAGAAAATTCTCTTCCCCATCTTTTGGGGCCTCATGACATTGAG CACATTTGGAAACCTAGAGAGCACAACTGAATGGTTGGAAGTCGTCTTCAATATCATCATTCTAACCAGTGGGCTCATATTGGTGACTATGTTGATTGGAAATATTAAG GTATTTTTGCATGCAACCACATCCAAGAAACAAACAATGCAACTGAAGATGAGGAACATGGAGTGGTGGATGAGACGGAGAAAATTGCCACCAGGGTTCAAGCACAGAGTACGTCAATACGAACGTCAAAGATGGGCCGCCATGAGAGGTGTCGATGAGTGTGAGATGATTGCTAACCTCCCTGAAGGTCTCAGAAGAGACATCAAATACCATCTGTGTTTAGACTTGGTTCGACAG GTGCCATTGTTTCAACATATGGATGACTTGGTTCTCGAGAACATATGCGACCGTGTGAAATCACTCATTTTCCCGAAGGGTGAAACG ATAACCAAAGAAGGTGATCCAGTTCAAAGGATGTTATTTGTGGTAAGAGGACATCTGCAGAGTAGTCAAGTACTGAGAGACGGAGTAAAGAGTTGTTGTATGTTGGGTCCAGGTAACTTTAGTGGCGATGAGCTATTATCATGGTGCCTTAGACGACCATTTATAGACCGTTTACCTCCTTCCTCATCATCATTGGTGACCCTCGAAACAACAGAAGCTTTTGGTTTAGAAGCGGAAGATGTTAAATATGTGACACAACATTTTAGATATACTTTCGTTAACGAGAAAGTGAAGAGAAGTGCACGATATTACTCTCCCGGGTGGAGAACTTGGGCTGCTGTTGCAATTCAATTAGCTTGGAGGAGGTATAGACATCGGTTGACGCTCACATCATTGTCATTCATACGTCCTAGAAGGCCGTTATCGCGGTGTTCCTCATTAGGAGAAGATAAATTACGACTTTATGCTGCTTTGCTAACTTCTCCTaaacccaatcaagatgatttCTCTTTCTAA